The Biomphalaria glabrata chromosome 15, xgBioGlab47.1, whole genome shotgun sequence region tgttaaatccacagcacaatggtacagttcataagtaatccacttgttaaatccacagtacaatggtacagttcataagtaatccacttgttaaatccacagtacaatgttacagttcataagtaatccacttgttaaatccacagttcataagtaatccacttgttaaatccacagtagaatagtacagttgctgaaacaaatatacataactaaaaatgaccttaggtagtgacgacaagagaggtctaagagtaagagcgctctcttattaaatgtgctgttagacagcgacaataggagtgtgtcattagaattatgacgagcactcgatgtagatgattcttgaatatgtcagctacttcgactgaccatatatcagctgtcttcaaacgatgacttgaatgacttgtagtactagattttcacccacaccggttgtagtatcacggttgtctagtttcacccacacaggctgTAAGATCAGGTTGTCTAGTTTCATCCACACAGGTTGTAAGAtcagggttgtctagtttcgtccacgcaggttgtctcagcatatcatgttaaagtgactttgaacaatgctgtcaTAAATGTCGTTTTCGGCcgcttctgacaccataaatgtcactgcgttattttatatgttatgaatgtggctgtggttatcaatgtaggcgtggtggtgacattgggttcttgttacaaatcacagaataataaaatgacgctgggtgtagcagacacaataagttcaatataacaccacatagtgaatacaccatacaattcgacctaGGAATGGTCaatattaatccaacagtaatatacgaatatcacaacttagtacttattctataaccaactactttaaacatctaactctactgcttatatcttaagtgactcaatacaagtgcttgctccaagatctctatgtggactgactgcctttaactctctggttcacctaaggtcaaaagtgttcaccttagtgcaacatgggttgtgaataagattcacaatatggaattaacatacacaatacagaattagggtttctactctatggcaccaactttgaggtggtgacatagAGTTATGAATTTTACATCCAACAATCCTAGTAAAGTTGATGATTTGCCCAGGACaggatttagatttagataagGCCCtaaactatttgagatatggggccacTAGTAAACCATAACGCTATTTTTCCTGAGCGCTCTGTTCAGAATAATTCAAATAGACTTGCAACCATTTTTGGGGGCCCCAGGCAAGTTGGGGTGGGGTCCTAAGGTATAGTTTATGCTGCCTAAAGACGAATCCAGCATAAAATTTGCCGGAGATGGAGGGTGCAGTTTAGGGAAAGGgctattaagataagataagataagataacctttattgatccaatcaaaaggaaattcggtttgactacaattgacaacctcagcacAACTActatacaataacaatatagatgcacaatatagatgcacaatatagatgcacatacgaacgacattcccacacgaaaaacacatacacacacataaccagcgctttataaatagacttctatgtacttatcgatgacgacagaatgtTATTTTTCAAAGAATGCGAGGGAGGTGGTGGGCGCCTCATACATGAAACGACGCCCCTGTGAACTGACCTGACAGCAGTTAAAGCTGACGAGGCGTCTGCAGCAGTTCTAATGTTCAAATAACGTCTGTAGCAGGCTGGTTCAAGTCTTCTCGCTTCAGTCTCTTTGCCGATAGTAGCAACTGGAAAAAGAAAAGGCGATACGTAGAATCAACAAAGGTAGATAACTAGGACTAAATTTTTATGGTAGTAAGGCCAAAGTTGTTGCCCTTACACTTATGTTCAAATGcttataatacattttaataaacgTTCACGCTAAAACTCTTGacttgtatttttgtatttctctCTCCTAACCGTTAAAACCCGCTTTCCTTATGATGGACCCGATAAAAGATAAATTTATACAATGTAACCCTAAGGTTAGCAGAAGCACAACTTGGACCTATAGAAAAACGtgaattttaattaaaagatcAGTCATTAAATCGCAGATAACCTTCAGCCTAACACACCTGACAATTTAAAACTCTTGTACCGAATCGTGGGCATCTGGCTCCTAAGCCAGTATAACCTAGTACTATGATttggtcataagaccagtgacttcCGCTATACTGACATGTTCGTCGAGTGGTATTTAGTGGTTCCAATTTATATTGCCTAGGCTTCTGACTATAActctagatataggcctactacttacTGAGACATACACAAGTGACTTAAACAAAGTCgcagttaaataaataataataagtagtttatttattaacaaaaacaaaagatcataaatgaataaatacgGAAATAAAGGCTGTAATCTAGAAgccaaaaagaaataataaaataacgaaaatttaaaatagtagGTACAGGgatgagttttgagttttggcacatcggcacaatttaggccatgtcgtgcccgtaatccttcaagggttactctcccttcatatcaccagagctaaattccatacagttaaatcattaaaagcaaGGTCTTTTCACAATAGGCCTACCCAATACATTAACAATGTCTGTGTCAGTACCGTAGATGTTAAATATGGCTGTGTCAGTATCCGATACATTTAAAATGACCATGGCAGTACCTAAGAGATTAAATATGGCTGTTCCAGTATCCGATACATTAAAAATGACCATGGCAGTACCTGAGAGATTAAATATGGCTGTTCCAGTATTCGATACATTAAAAATGACCATGGCAGTACCTGAGAGATCGCAAATGGCTGTTACAGTGCATCTCATCTCAGCAGCCTCACATCGCAAAGCCTCAGTCTGCCTGTCCACGCCACACAGAAGACGCCTCATTTCAGCAGTCTCCAGCTTCAGCTGTTCCATGTAGCTGTGCAGACGTGCCAGCTTTTCAGTCTTCTCTCTGAGAAACAATACAAATatgtttgggggaaaaaaataaaaaaatatggccTTGTGATATGGCCTTGTGATATGGACTTGCGATATGGCCTCAAAGTTTCAGTTTGCGTTTTTTAACAGTGGTTAGCACGAAATCGTGGGGGGccctattatcttatcttatcttatataatacagacgttacttcaaaaagaagatgattacgtcctacgcgtcatgcatttagtcatgcatattaaccaatgacttaaattctgccaagtcactggttttcctggctagctcaggcaacccattccatgctctaatagcactagggaagaaggagtatttgtacaaatttgtcctagcatatgggacgaggaatgtgcctttatctttgtgtctttctgagtgttttattagattttgtttttgtatttgaagattatggttcagtgttttatgtatgattgctactttacttttgagtcttctgtcctgaaggctttctaaatttagtgattttactaaaggtgttactctagtcaaatgtgaatatttatttgtgatgaatctcactgctctattttgtgtctgttccagtttcttaatgttttcttgagttgagtggtcccaaacggaggatgcatattctattattattatattgccTTTCTGATCCtgtttgtaatctttttttttttttgttttgtgatgcGGCCTTTGTAGGTGATTCTTAGGATACATCTACAGCATATCAATTCCATaactaggatcctcctctctagtttgGCAGTGACAAATgactaggatcctcctctctagtttgGCAGTGACAAATgtctaggatcctcctctctagtttgGCAGTGACAAATgtctaggatcctcctctctagtttgGCAGTGACAAATGTCTAGGATCCTCCGCTCTAGTTTGGCAGTGACGAATgtctaggatcctcctctctagtttgGCAGTGACAAATgtctaggatcctcctctctagtttgGCAGTGACAAATgtctaggatcctcctctctagtttgGCAGTGACAAATGTCTAGGATTCTCTTCTCTAATTCTGCAGTGACTAATGTGTCAGAATCGTATGTGACCCCAGAGCCTAAAAATAGATTAGGGTCCACTTAGTCAATACTAAACTACATAGTCCAAATCCAAGTAGAAATAAACGGATTCGTTTTTTCAACTGCACATCTTACTGTTCTATTGCCTGACCACTGGTGTTGGACTTAAGCTCCTCCCTCACCTccagctgcctggtcgtgcggtttgcgaaCTGGACTGTCcttcgttcggatttatcgatggtctagggtttcaaaccctgcccgctcccattccccttcgtcctgcgggaggtttcgactaggaagtaaactatcttcaactctgaaggaacatccgaaacatgtcaaacatttcacaaactcaATTTGAGTCTAAACTCTCGAGACCTACCTGAATCGCGTGATGCTCTTTTTTAAATGATGATTCTTTCTGTTGAGGTCATTCTTCAAAGCGTAGATGTTCACCAGACCTGTTTCGTCAATGATCTCATCCTCTTTCGACAGCCCAGCTGAGGTGTCTGCAGCCACGGGGAAGCATACGTCTGATGCCGTTTCTTAAATCATAGAAATGGACAGAGGTGCCAATGAGGATTGTGGATTTACACGAGGGACACTACGGTCTGCAAATACGTATGACAATTTAATTGCACTgttgttttttccccctttCTACTAAAAAGTCTATTCAAAAAGTATCCTAGACCTACAAAGTCGTTATATGCAGGTCTGTTGAAGCTCTGACTCGAGAACGTTTGTACTGATGGCCCCATCATGCTCTGAATGACATGTTTGCAATGGTCCCTTAAAATCGAAGATTATCCCTTATATAGCCCAAGCCTCCCGAGGGCGGTAGGGGGGTGGCGGTGGGCAGGTTTCGAAATAGGCCGACCTAGACGACAGTGCTCACTGAATTGTCCATAATGGTCAAGATTGGTCACTTTTATGACCCTATGACCCGGGAAGGGTATATCAATCACGTCAGTACAAATTTCATTCCATCCTTTTTACGACTGTCTACGTTACCTCTATAAATTATGTAatatctaattatatttttaaaaatacaatattttgtatgtaaaaaaaGTTATGGTATTTTGcattaatctaaatctaattttttttttaatttttacatttaaaggCCTTATTTGAGCGTACTAATTGTTAGAACTGTTAAGATCTACCTGTGCGCTTAGGTCTCATGGGAGTTAACCCAGTAGGACTATTGACTTCTGCTTCACTTGACCGTGATGTCGTCACTTCCGCGATACGTGGTCGGCCATCTTGATCCAAATGCTCGGCTTGAATGCCCGAGTCGTTGTTAGTCAGGATGTTCTCCAGACGTCTGCCAGAACCGTTGAGAATCTCAAGGTTGTCTGGCAAGAATACGCCGCTAGGTGGCTCTGAGTCTATGACGTAACAGCAAGCCTCGTTCTGCTGCTCGGGCAGAGCGAGACTGTCCTGGTCAGCATGGTCCTTGAGTGCAGAGTAGATCTGTGCGGTGGTCAGCGTGTCCAGCGATTCGGACATCTCGATAGATGGTGAAGAGTGATCATAAGCCTGTCCCGGATTGCGGGCCGTAAACTCATTCTCCTGGTCAAGATCCTGGCCGCTTGATGCCGGCGAGAGTTCGGCCTCCCCGAGATTACTGTTACTGATCTCCTTTTCGTGGTCAGTGAACTTCATGCGCTTTTTCTTCTTCCGCTTCTCTCTTTTTTCAGCGGCGGCGCTTGTCTTCAatgctttcttcttcttcttcttcttcgccTTCTCCGCGGCCTCGGCTATCTTCTTGGACTTGCGCCCTGAGATCTTCACAGTGCCGTAGTCGTTGTAGCGTTTTATCTGAGTGTTCTCTCCCCCGATGTTTATGTAGACATGATCTCCCTTGATGCGCATCGGGCTACGTTTGAACTCAGACTCGGCGCCTGGTACCTGAGAGCTGCAGGAAGGCAAAGGCTCACTCGCCCTGCGCTTACCGCCAAAGGATGTTCCAAAGGAGGGAACCTTGAGGTCTTCAACAAAAGCTGTTCCATGGGAGGGAACCTTGAAGTCTCCAAGGATAATTACTTGCGACGGTTTCCCGTTGACATTCAAATGTTCGTTCTGATCGCTGATGCGGATGCACTCTGGCCCCACGTGTACAGTGAATTGAGAATCCTTGAATTGCAGTTCTGAATGATCTCTCATACAGTTCTCGAGTAAAGTAAAGTCGAGATTCGTAGCGTTGTCCAGAAACGCAATGCTCTGCTTGTCCGTTTTGTTTTGACCAGAGCTGGCCGGGTCCACCGGATCAAACAAGTCTACGCGTTCAGCATTCATCTCCTCGTGACGAACGTACGAGTGCACAGGCTCTGACCTGCTGGTCTGTTCCGAGCTCTCCCAATCTTTCCCCAGGAGGGACTTGTTCTCCATGGTCAGCTCTCGCAAGGTGGTGTCCGTCTTGTCCACTGTGGCTTCTTTCGATTCTTCCTTGGGCAGTGCGTCACTTTGATTGGAATCAGCCTTTCGCAGCTGGGTGTCATCGCAGATTAAGCTGTCAAGCGAGGAGATGGTGTTGTCGGTGCTCAGCTTTCTCCTGGCCTTCTTCTTGGCGCGCCCTTTCACCCTTTTGCTCAGGGGCGCCTCCTCCCGTTTGTCATAGTGGGAGATGTACGTGTGGTAGAATCTCTCCAGGGGAGACAGAGCGGGTGGAGAGGACATCCAGCGGTCATCAGAATCCACCTTGACCCTGGAAGTAGACGTCACTCTGGTCAATTGGTCATCAAACGTAGCTAAAGTCTCATAATTCTCCTGGGCTCTTTGGACCTATTAGAGGGAACAAGGCCTGTTTCAGACAATGAAGAAAACCATTTACCCTCCTCCAtatagtctttaaaaaatttgtaaataaaaccaatatttaattttgttatgaTTGTGTGGAAATAACTATTTATTCCACAAGAGGTAATGGGTATAAGAACTCTACTACCTATAAAAATGCTTCCAACGGAAAAGCGTCTAAAATAGTTTCTGACAACGAGTACAATTTATGGCTTTTGTTTCTCCAACATTGGGCCTGGCAGCATTGTTACCACTGACAGGAGATGGGGCTAATGCAAACGATTGACCCAGTAAGCTTTGGCCAGGaagggctcgttagccttggctggctgtCCACATAGGAAAGGAATACTCTGAATTCAAAGCactgctgccttgcggctatacccaaacatattttaaaaatatataaaagaatCTACAGCTCGTTCTTGAAGGTTACATCCGGATATctcattaaaatgtttgtaaaatgtttgtaaaatgtttgtaaaatgtttgtaaaatgtttgtaaaatgtttgtaaaatgtttgtaaaatgtttgacatgtttcggatgttccttcagagttgaagatagtttattgctagtccaaacctcccgcagaacgacgggggatgggagcgggcagggtttgaacctgggaccatcgataaatcaaagcgacagtccagcgcgcagtgAGACAatacatgttccggaagctaacAACAGGgactgtttgtaaaatgtttgtaaaatgttttaaaagtttcggatgttccttcagagttgaagatagtttacttcctagtccaaacctcccgcaggacgacgggggatgggagagggcagggtttgaacccgggaccattcgAAAAtcaaaacgacagtccagcgcgcaaaccgcacgaccaggcagccatcattaagtagcatttatttccctaaTTTCAATATCGAACAAAGTAATTAGTCgccaataataattatttaattaattggttatttttgttattaacaGTGTCATTCGTTGTCAGATTTGAAgaataattgcgcaaagttttaacttaacCCGAAATttgaaatgggagaaaaaaaacatgttcaaactttttaccagacagacagacagacagagtgagttgatataagctttgtaaaaaatagatgatgtgtgtgttatggagtgtgtgtgtgtttctattgtGACGGTGgtaagaggttagcgattggttgtgattGATGCAACAaaagtggcattgtcgtcacttggtcttaggggagacgactccagaacgtgagactgaaaggttgtgttattgtagtgagttagcttttgttaaaaatatttttcttaaaggtctactacatttatttgatcttatattaacttattttgtctatattataaataaagttaaatttagttttgttcacaaggaatttaatcaagttatttaaagttttattagttaatatatattacgcttacaacggtttagttgtctaccagcagtatAGTGTCAAAAGTCAACAGCCGGCAACAACAATGTGTTGACAGCTTACGAGACCGTAAATTTCCGACTGTGTTGAAAGAATGTGGCAGTCAGGGTAGGTCTAAAAGTTGGAGGGGACAACCTAAGCCcctccctattttttttttcttgtgtacGCAAcaagaaaggggagggggggggtgaatggAAACGGAGATTTGAGTTGAGGTAGAAATGAGCTAATtctcattctctggcgctgcctgGGGAAACAAAATACATTGTAGTCCCCTTAACAgagtccactgaggaattttctggtgatgtggcaggtctgcagcagtgcTGCCCTCTGAAAGGTAACTAGAATCTAAGGGACTTTTAATGTGTTTGCGAGGTCCGTTGTCACTATCCCATCGgttgatattattattgttatcatgATTATgtcagaaacgaacgagtagtcattctatggcgctgccagggtcgagtttctttaaagagaaacaaaattcatcgtagtccctttaacagctTCCACGGAGGAATTTTctagtgatgtggcaggtctgcagcagtgcCCACCCTCTGACAGGTGTTATgcactagtttagagagtaagttagttttgttagacaaatatattgtgtactcttcttagcgacggtaaaagtagtgacgtagtaagacagactaatgacgtagtagacttaggcgaacaagagaccaacatggcgttcatctagaagtaggctgtgttttgaatagtaaGAGATAGCGACGTCTTAGGAAGATttgacggatttcccagtgatAAATGAAGTGCCACTGTATACAAGTGAAACtagttattaagtatatttctattttgtaatgttctggTGCTAATGTACAGTAATAATTAGTAAGAAGTGAAGTCAGATGATATTAGCCCACAACACAGGCAACGAGAATATttctaggaatgttaagggccttgaaggtatcaatgaggtcagttgttattatcccctcggttgatataacaatggggtatattgttgttttagataacttccataaacgtttaatctccaagcctaggttcccatattttctttgtttttccaactcagattttcttaaattatgagacagtggtacggcgatgtcaatattGGTAgcgccattttctattttatcgATGAGCAGACGATTAGGATAATTAAATTCTAccgtttattattattattattgttagctGTAGTAAAGACACATACAGTGGACAAAGACAGTGGACAAAGGTCACCTCCAACATATGATGCTGCGGCAACTCATCAAAATTCATCTCCAAGACAGTACACGGTTGTCGTCTGCTTCTAAACAGACTCTGGAGTCGAAACgggaaaaaatgttttgacattCTGTAGTCATTGGGTATTTACCTGGCAATGAGCAGTAAAAAATGTGTTAATCTACCTGCAACGTTCAGTAAAATATGTTTATAGACTAAACACCTTTTAGTAAAAAGGTGTTTTCTTAACTGGCAATGTTCTGTAAAATGTGTTCGTTTACCTGGCAATGCTAAAATCGTGTATATGTGGCAACGTTGTCATTAATTAGATTTACTGACACGGTATATAAGATAGATAGACCATGTTAGGATTATTCCCCTTTTCAATGGGCTTAATATTGTAATCATGTTATGGTGTGTATTATTGTGTCAGATTTAATGAGTAAATGAATAAATCTTGTTCGGAATAATATCTTTAGggaaatgtttattattttattcattttaacaTGACCAACATTAAGTACTTACCAGCCTGGCCGTGATGCTATTTATCAAATCTTTTGAAGCCATGAGAATACTCTTGAAACTGTGAAACACAAAATGACATCGACAAAGATTTTTGGAAAGACAAGTGCTTTAACATTATTCAATTGTTCCTTCAGAATCGGAGATGATTACATCTAAATCTCACACAGaacgttgggggggggggggggatggcggCCGGCAAAGGATCGAACCCTGGACTTTCGAGACATTTGTCGAGCATAGCATGTACCCCATGTCTTCTTGTATTCAATCCAAACAAGGTCAGATTGTGATCAGTGTTAAACCTTTTGCCGGTTGGTAGGGGAGATAAGCGGGCAGTGCtcaaaccctggaccatcgtGATCAAAGTAAGAAGCGCACACCACACGCAAATACACACAATAATAAAACTAGTAG contains the following coding sequences:
- the LOC106050655 gene encoding uncharacterized protein LOC106050655 isoform X2 produces the protein MSSPPALSPLERFYHTYISHYDKREEAPLSKRVKGRAKKKARRKLSTDNTISSLDSLICDDTQLRKADSNQSDALPKEESKEATVDKTDTTLRELTMENKSLLGKDWESSEQTSRSEPVHSYVRHEEMNAERVDLFDPVDPASSGQNKTDKQSIAFLDNATNLDFTLLENCMRDHSELQFKDSQFTVHVGPECIRISDQNEHLNVNGKPSQVIILGDFKVPSHGTAFVEDLKVPSFGTSFGGKRRASEPLPSCSSQVPGAESEFKRSPMRIKGDHVYINIGGENTQIKRYNDYGTVKISGRKSKKIAEAAEKAKKKKKKKALKTSAAAEKREKRKKKKRMKFTDHEKEISNSNLGEAELSPASSGQDLDQENEFTARNPGQAYDHSSPSIEMSESLDTLTTAQIYSALKDHADQDSLALPEQQNEACCYVIDSEPPSGVFLPDNLEILNGSGRRLENILTNNDSGIQAEHLDQDGRPRIAEVTTSRSSEAEVNSPTGLTPMRPKRTETASDVCFPVAADTSAGLSKEDEIIDETGLVNIYALKNDLNRKNHHLKKSITRFREKTEKLARLHSYMEQLKLETAEMRRLLCGVDRQTEALRCEAAEMRCTVTAICDLSVATIGKETEARRLEPACYRRYLNIRTAADASSALTAVRSRIKALNDLEVLIYRKQLVLHHVLPTLTQEKTAPPKRVNRPAHKGTKSKRNDEVCETPGAGHIVIEVVSPVQELHTPSLSEDVSHTESPLTSSTPMSGSNDGTVSTPMLPDTEV
- the LOC106050655 gene encoding uncharacterized protein LOC106050655 isoform X1, whose amino-acid sequence is MSKHFFPFRLQSLFRSRRQPCTVLEMNFDELPQHHMLEVQRAQENYETLATFDDQLTRVTSTSRVKVDSDDRWMSSPPALSPLERFYHTYISHYDKREEAPLSKRVKGRAKKKARRKLSTDNTISSLDSLICDDTQLRKADSNQSDALPKEESKEATVDKTDTTLRELTMENKSLLGKDWESSEQTSRSEPVHSYVRHEEMNAERVDLFDPVDPASSGQNKTDKQSIAFLDNATNLDFTLLENCMRDHSELQFKDSQFTVHVGPECIRISDQNEHLNVNGKPSQVIILGDFKVPSHGTAFVEDLKVPSFGTSFGGKRRASEPLPSCSSQVPGAESEFKRSPMRIKGDHVYINIGGENTQIKRYNDYGTVKISGRKSKKIAEAAEKAKKKKKKKALKTSAAAEKREKRKKKKRMKFTDHEKEISNSNLGEAELSPASSGQDLDQENEFTARNPGQAYDHSSPSIEMSESLDTLTTAQIYSALKDHADQDSLALPEQQNEACCYVIDSEPPSGVFLPDNLEILNGSGRRLENILTNNDSGIQAEHLDQDGRPRIAEVTTSRSSEAEVNSPTGLTPMRPKRTETASDVCFPVAADTSAGLSKEDEIIDETGLVNIYALKNDLNRKNHHLKKSITRFREKTEKLARLHSYMEQLKLETAEMRRLLCGVDRQTEALRCEAAEMRCTVTAICDLSVATIGKETEARRLEPACYRRYLNIRTAADASSALTAVRSRIKALNDLEVLIYRKQLVLHHVLPTLTQEKTAPPKRVNRPAHKGTKSKRNDEVCETPGAGHIVIEVVSPVQELHTPSLSEDVSHTESPLTSSTPMSGSNDGTVSTPMLPDTEV